In Tsuneonella sp. CC-YZS046, the genomic window CTTCCAAGCGCGTTGGCTTCACCGCCGCGAAGGCCCTGAAGGACAAGGTCAACGGATGAACGGGCAGGCAGCAATGACCGACAACCACAACGTCGATGAGTCCACATTGCTGTCGCTCACCGCAGAGATCGTGGCCGCCCACCTCGGCGCCAACCAGGTCACGGCCGCCGACGTTCCGCAGCTGATCGCATCCGTTCATGGCGCCCTCGCTGGCCTGGGCGCGCCCGATACCACGGAGCCTGCGCCGCAACCCGCTGTCTCGGTGCGCGCGTCGGTCAAGTCTGACCATCTGGTCTGCCTGGAGGATGGCAGGAAGCTGAAGACGCTCCGGCGTCACCTCATGACCGCCTATGGCATGACGCCGGACCAGTATCGCGCAAAGTGGAACCTGCCTGCGGACTACCCAATGGTGGCGCCGGCTTACTCAGCTAGGCGCAGCGAACTCGCCAAGGCGGGCGGCCTCGGAAGACGGAAGGGCGCTGCGCCTGCCCACAACCAGATCGCGAAAGACCAGGCTCTGATTTCAGCAAGCAGCGAGGAAAAAACACCGCGCCGCACCCGGCGGAAGCTGGGGATTGCCGTTTCGTAATCTCTGAGTGCCGAAAGCGGTTGGATCGCCGTTCGATCAGCTCAATGCCTCACCCTCAAGATAGCCCTTCCGAGTGTTGCGGTGGGCGTCTCTTGACCCTGAACAACTCAATTAAAGCGCATCCCGAACAATCCGCCGGAATCGGTCGCATCGGTGAGCTTCACGTCAATGACATGCGCGCTGACATCGAAGCCTTCCCGGAAGCCGTCCCTTGGCAACGCGTCCGAGTTCATCGTCACGATGTATTGAAAACCGACACTCGCTGCGTGATCCGCGCCCAATTGCAGCGCCTTCGCCACCTGGCGTTCATCAACACCGTCGAAAAGATGGCTGTCATGCACTAGGAAGCCAGGACCGATACCTCGACGCGCGGCGAGTTCGGCAATCATCAGATCAAAGCAGAATATCTGCATGTTCGTGATGCCCTTACTGCGCTGCCCGTCGATACGAACATCGACTTGGGGGCCGTTGGTGGTTGCGCTGATCGTGAGGCTTCCTGCTTTCTCGTAGAGAGCGTTCGAGAGGTCCTCGAAAACGAGGATGGCCTCTTCAATCAGGCTTTCGCGCTCATGGTGATCGTCCTGGAGCGTCTTGAGCAGCCGGGCGCGCTCGATGTCGAGTTCGGCCTTGGTGCTCTCGATCTCCTCCGCAGTCTTCAGCCGCTGCCGCAGACCCTCGGCATCCGCTTCGGCTCGGCCAGCTTCCTGCTGGAGGAGTGCATAGTGCTCCAGCGCACCGCCAGATTGCAAAATGCCCATCAGTTCGCGGCGTCGCTGGTCCAAGCTCTCGCGGGTCCGATCCCGCTTGCTGATGCGATCTTCGGCAGCCTGTACTTCCGAAGTCAGATGTGAGCGGCGGTTCTGCACGATCGCCTGATGGAATTCTTCCACCTCTTCGAACCGCTTTCCGACCGAACCCGGCAGAACCACGCCTGCCTCACGATAAAGCCGATCGAGGCTGGTAGAAGCCGGCGGAGCCTCGCTGTCGATCGCAGCCTGCAACTGAAGGATTAGCTCTCGGTCGGCGGTATTGTCATCGTTCAGAGTGGAAATCTCGCGTGTTATCCGCGAGGCCTCCTTTTCCATCTCGGTATACTCGGGAACGACGGTGAAAGTGCTGACCTGATCCCGCAGACGCCGGGCGCGTGCCTCCGCAACGGTCATTTTCGTCCGCAAGTCGGCAGCGGTACCAAAATAACGGCCCAGCCCGCCGTCCTTCGCTGCCTTCCGCAACTCGCCCATCGCGCGCTCGCGCGTCCGAACTTCCTGAAATTGCTGCGGGACGGCCGCATCCAGGCCCAGCAGGAAGCTGATGGCGACCTGCTGGTCCCATCCTTGCTGCTTGGATGATTGCTGGGTTGGCGACAGGAAACCATCGCTGTTCTGTCGGCGCACGAAATAGGAAAACAGGGAACGAAACGAGGGCCGGTAACGGACGTTCTCGTCTCCATCGGAATCGGCGTTTAGGCCGAACATCAACGCCCCGAGGACACTCCGCCAGTTCTCGTTGCTGATGATCTGGTCGCCAGTTTTCACGTCCAGCGACGGCGGGATGGGCCAGCTTGCAGCGTCGCCCTGGATCACGACGCGCGATGGCTTGGCTCCGGAGCGGGCCACGTCGACGAGGGTGGTGCCAACGTCGACCCTCGCCTCGAATGTGTGCCCCACCAAAGCACTGGATCGAAAGATGCTGTCCTTCCCGGCATTCGCCCCGAACAGAAAGTGGATCAGCTCGACGAGACTGGTCTTGCCCGCTCCGTTGCGCGATTGCCGATCAGTCGCCCCGGCGCTCTTGTCCGCGAGCAGGATATTAAGGCCGGGACGGAAGGTTAGGCTCTTGAACGTCGGAAGATCACTGCTGAGGCCGTGGATCATGACGCGGTCTTCTGGAGCAGGCCGCGATCGAAATGCACGGCTTTCACCATGAACAGCAGATCGAGAGCCAGCACGAACCAGTCATAGCTGATCGGTGCGGACACCGCCCGATCGGCCCGCGCCGACCTGATCTCATCCCACAACCGCGACACTGTCATCGGCTCGCGCAGACAGCCAAGTACGTCGGCGCCAACCGCGAGAAGCGCCCGATCCGGACGGATATGTTTGGTCGGCAGTATCATGTCACATCGACTCGAATCACATCCTCGAAAATGTCGCAACGCTCAAAAAAATAGGACAGCACGGCAAGAACCGCGCCTTGCCGGGCCGGTTCTCCCGTCATCCCGCCGGCAAACGCTTGAAGCTCGCCGAAGATTTCGTCTGCCGGCAAGCCGGCACCCTTGAGCGCCTGATAGCGCAGTCGGAAGCCCTGCGCGATCTCTTCTCCAAAATCAGGGTCGGGCCATGCCGCGAAGAACGCCTCGACCAGTTGTTCCCGCCGCCGGCCCTGCCGGAGCAGCCCGGCAGCATCCTGCGACAACGCATTGTAATCGAGTTTGGCAGCCGACGGAGCGGCCAGCGGTGGATGGGTGTCTGGCTCCTTGCGTTGAATTGCGAGCAGGACCGGCCGCAAAGCAGCAAAGTCTAGTCGTTCCAACGTCCGATCTGACGGGACAGCTCCGAAAAGATCTTCGAGCTGGTGAAGGGCCAAGCTCATCACGATGGCACGCAATTCCGCTTCGCCGCAGACCGCGAGGACCACGTTCGGGTTCGCCGTCCCTAAATCGGCCAGTTTCTGGACCGCTTGAGCAGCAAGGCCCCGCTGATCGTTGTGGACGAACTCCCACCGCTGCATCCTCGCAGCCCAGTGCTGAATGGCGCCATTGAAGTCTTCGTCAATCTTCGCGAGGAGTGGATCGACTCTCATGGCATCCGGCGCGTAGCATTGGAAAACCGTTCCATCGCTGGCCCGATAGCCGTCACATTTCAAATCGCCGCGCGGACCGTAGGGGCGAACTGGCTGGAAATCGCCGGGGTGGGCGTGGGCCATGATACGGGCGAACAGCGTTTCAAACGCCTTACCCCGCTCCCGCAAGAAGGCATTCTCAAACTTCAGCCCGTACCCAAAGCGTTGCGTGTTATCCAAAACATCCCCCCGTCACCGCCATAGCCGTCCACGGCGCGGTCGATCAATTCGAATTGCAGTCGACCAGACTGGCTATGTGTCGCCGTCCATACTGCGCCTGCAGAAATCGAGCCTCAGGCCGCCATCTGCGCCGCTGCCGCATCATTCGCACCGAACGCATTCTCCCCATCGTCAAACCCGAGGAATCGCGACAGCGCAGCTTGCCGCGACTGGCGATCGAGCGCGTAGGACGTGTGCTTGAACGCCATGCCGTGCAGCAAGCCCTGAATGTAGCCCGAGATCGTATCGGCCGCCATGATGAGCGCGGTGTCGAGCGTGTGGATGTATTTACTCGTCACGCTGTGGCGCGAGTGCCCAACGATCGCGGAGATTGTCGCCTCGGTGAAACCGAGATCATTGCCAAGGCTGGCGAAGCTGTGGCGCAGGACATGGGGCGTCATCCATTCCAGCTCGGTGCCCTTGAAGATCGCCTTCCACTGGCGCGGAAAACCGCCGAATGCCTGATCGTGCTTTCGAATTCCTGGGAACACGAAAGTCTGTTCTTCAACCGGGCGCAGGCTCTCAAGCCTTTCCACGACGCACAGGCCAATCGGGCGAACCGACGCGCCCTCCTTGCTGTCGTTGAGCCGCAGGCAGCTACTATCCGCATCGAACTCGCTCCATTCCAGACCGATGATCTCGCTGCGCCGCGCTCCGGTCAGGGCGATATTGCGAGCGATCTCTACCGTCATGGCGTAGTTGGGATTCCGCCCAGCTTCTTCGAGTATCTCGCCGAAGATTCGATATTCGGCTTCGGTCAGGCGCCGGGTTCGGACCTGGTCTTTCGGTTTCTTCACACCGGCGGCAGGGTTGACGTCGATGATCCCCGCGTCCTTCGCATAGGTCAGGATACCACCGAGCAGACCGACCGTGCGGTTCGCCGTACCGGCCCCGCCCTTGACGATAGAACGGCCACGCAAATTCTTGGTCTTCACGTTTCGCCGGGTCTTACCCGCCATCACATCTTTCAGAACCTTGGTGACGTCGGCCTTGGTCAGATCCTTTACCCGGCGCGTCCCGATCAACGGTACGATATGGCGGAGGATGCGCCCCTTGTCGGAAACGATGGTTCCTGGGCGCTTGGGCCGACCGCCTTTGCCAAGGATCAGACCGGACTCCAGATCCTTGAGATAGAGGTCGCAAAGCTCCTTGACCGTGATTGCCTTATGGTCGAGCTGCCGTTCCTCGGCGGGATTCTCGCCCTGCGCGATGCGCCCCAGAAGCACCTTCGCTTCCTTGCGAGCAAGCTCGGGCGTCCACACGCCATGCAATCCAATCGTGAACCGGCGCGTCCGCCCGAGGGCGCGATACTGGACGAGATAGCTGCGCTTTCCTGATGCGAAGACCCTCAGCCCAAAGCCGGGCAGTTCATCGTCCCAAAGAAAATAGTCCTTTTCCTGGGTCGGTGCGGCATCCACATTGCGCTTGTTGATCTTTGCCATTGCGACGAATCTCCGGCATCTGGTCCTGCTTCCGCGGAAGCACCACGGAAGCAGGTGGGAGCGAACTCCCGGTTAGAATAGCGTACCCACGGCGTATCCTAACTGTAGAAAAAGCTAATGAATATAGAGCATTAGCGCGTATCAGCGTAGATCAAGGTAGATTAGGGAGCCGTGGCGTGGCCCCTGTTTTAATTCTCCGAAGGCGAAGGCCACAGGTTCGAATCCTGTCGGGTGCGCCAAAAATCTCCAACGAAATCAGACTATTGAGAGGAAATCGACCTCTACCGTTCGCAGCCTCGCTGATCGCAAAACTCACCAGCTCTGATCGCGACGCCACGGCAATCCCTTGGATTTCAGCCGAAAACGCCCTGGGCGAAACTCACCAGCGGCATCAGACCTCGCCGGCTGGTGTGGCGCGAGGATCGCGGCTCCCTTCGGCATTCCGATAGGGCGGTTACGGACGCCTGACCGGCGGCGCGTATGGGTCAAGCCCGACCCGTGCGGGCGGGGCGCTCAATTTGGGAGGAACGGGACGACCGCAGGCGCGACCGTCAGCTTACCGTTTGTCGGATCGGGCACGAGGATGGGCACCGCCGGATAGAGCGCGGGCCAGGTCGAATAGTTGGCGATCCACGCCGCCGCGCTCGGCGATAGCCAGCCGGTCAGCGTCGTGATGCTGGCATAGCGCTGCGCGAGCGGCAGAGCGACGATCGGCTCATAGTGAGCGATCCGGTTGCGCAGCAGCCGCAGCTCACGCAGCTCATGCGCGATCATCCCACGCTGGACGCCTTTGGCCTGGAAGATCGGCCGCAGCGTCTGCCAGAGATGGTGCGCTTGGCGGCCGAACAGCGACGACCAGAAGCCGAAATTGAGTTCCGCGATGATTTGGGAGCGCACGGCCGGCTTGTTGGCCTGCTGGAGCGTCTGACGCACCTTGGCGATGCACCCGGTCTGATAGGGCGTTGTCAGCACGACGGGATTGTCGAACCAGGTCTGGCCGTAGCGCTGGATCAGCGCGCCGTCCGCCATGTTGCGCAGAGCGATTTCCTGCATGTGCAACGGCCCGTAGAGCGCGGCGGAAAGCTGAACATTGTAAGTGTAGAGCCGCTCGGCAAGCGCCTGATCCCCACCCGTCCAGTTGAGGTAAGTGTCGAATCGTTCGGCGGAGAGGGCGGCGATCAGTGTAGGCACGCGGCGGCTTATCCCTTGATTTTTCCGCCCCGATCGACTACATGGAGCCCGTATCCCCCGGTGGTCCCTGCTTCGCATACCGCCGGGGCACTTTATTTCTAGCCACAGCCGAGAGCCTTCGCAACGCGCTTGCCGCGCGGCCGCATCCCTTCGTCATGCGAACAGGCCCGGTAGCTCAGGCAGCGGCTCGCGGCTCCCCACACGTCCGGCCACGGCGGCCACCGTCACCCATTCCACCCGCCAGTCGAGGCGCAGCACATCGCCTGCGCCATCGCGCTGAATCCGCGTGATCCCGGCGCCTTCCTCGCTGACCTTGAAGCGGCAGGCATCGTCTTCGCCATAGGCCGCCTCAATCAAGGTGCCGTCCGAAACACTGATCCAGCAGCGTCCCGCGCTCTCGGCCGGAACCGGCAGCTCGGCCTCGATGTCGCCCATCACCTTCAGTCGCGTGCGGTCCTCGCCGCAGATCATCACGCTCATCAGTCGTTCCTTGATTCGCAAAGCCGCATTTGGAACAAATAGCGAACATAATTCAAGAGCCGAGAAGGTTTGGGGGGAAAGCCTTCCCCTGAGCGGGCGCCCTTGCGGTCGCCCGCTACCCCTTCGAGCGGGCGGCTGCCGCCCCCGCAACGCCCCGCTGAGAGTGAGAGCCTGGCCCGCTCGCCGTGACGGGCTCACGAGGCAGAGGGAGTGGCCCCTGCCGACCCGTCGCGGAGAAACGCGATGGCACTCACCACGACCGCCGCCCGCGCCGGTTACGACCCGGCGGGCCTTATCACCCTCGGCCAGAACCCATCCCGCGATTGGGTCCGGCTGCGCGTCCTCAGCCTCGGCGCGGGCGTCCAATCGACCACCCTCGCCCTGATGGCCGCGCATGGCGAGATCGGGCCGATGCCCGATTGCGCTATATTTGCGGACACCGGCTGGGAGCCGCGCGCCGTGCGCGAGCATCTCGCCTGGCTCATGTCGCCGAACGTGCTGCCGTTCCCGGTCCATATCGTCTCGGCCGGCGATATTCGCGCCGATCTCCTGCGCGCCGGCACCGGCGAACGCTGGGCCTCGATCCCCGCCTTCACGCGCACGGTGAAACGTCGCCGCGTCGAGATCGGCATGATCCGGCGCCAATGCACCAAGGATTACAAGATCGTCCCCATCCGCCGGAAGGTCCGCGAACTGGTCGGCCTGACCCGCCGCCGCTCGCCCGACCATCCCGTCGTCGAGCAATGGATCGGCATCTCGCTCGACGAGCTGATGCGGATGAAGCCGTCCTTCGAGGCGTGGCAGGTCAACCGCTGGCCGCTGATCGAGCAGCGCATGTCGCGGCATGACTGCCTGCGCTGGCTCGAACGGCACGACTATCCCATCCCGCCCAAGAGCGCGTGCGTCGGCTGTCCCTTCCACTCCGACATGCGCTGGCGCGAGATCCGCGACCGCGATCCCGAAGCCTGGGACGAGGCCGTCGCGGTGGACCGCGCAATCCGCACCGGCCTGCGCGGCATCCGGGGCAAGGTCTATCTGCACCGCTCGGCCGTGCCGCTCGACCAGGCCGATCTCAGCACGCCGGCCGATCGGGGCCAGCTCGATCTGTGGGGCAATGAGTGTGAGGGCATGTGCGGTGTGTAGCGGCCACAGGCTGAAGAGAGTGAGAGGGTGGCCTTCGGTTTCGTGACGGGCTCGATAGCCGAGAGAGTGTCTCACGGCGGTCCGTCATGGAGTAACCGACATGGCGAAAGCCGCCACCCCCAAGATCGTCCTCAGCCCGTCGCGGGACATTCCCTTCGACAAGCTGTTTCTGTCCCAATCCAATGTCCGCCGCGTGAAGAACGGCGTGACGATCGAAGACCTCGCTGACGACATCGAACGGCGCGGCCTGCTGCATGGCCTCAACGTCCGACCCGAAATCGACGACGACGGCGAGGAGACCGGCCGGTTCGGCATCCCTGCTGGCGGCCGCCGTTATTGCGCGCTGGCGATCCTCGTGAAGCGCAAGCGCATGGACAAGACTGTCCCGGTGCCTTGCGTCGTCAAGTCCGCCACC contains:
- a CDS encoding MucR family transcriptional regulator translates to MTDNHNVDESTLLSLTAEIVAAHLGANQVTAADVPQLIASVHGALAGLGAPDTTEPAPQPAVSVRASVKSDHLVCLEDGRKLKTLRRHLMTAYGMTPDQYRAKWNLPADYPMVAPAYSARRSELAKAGGLGRRKGAAPAHNQIAKDQALISASSEEKTPRRTRRKLGIAVS
- a CDS encoding ABC-three component system protein → MIHGLSSDLPTFKSLTFRPGLNILLADKSAGATDRQSRNGAGKTSLVELIHFLFGANAGKDSIFRSSALVGHTFEARVDVGTTLVDVARSGAKPSRVVIQGDAASWPIPPSLDVKTGDQIISNENWRSVLGALMFGLNADSDGDENVRYRPSFRSLFSYFVRRQNSDGFLSPTQQSSKQQGWDQQVAISFLLGLDAAVPQQFQEVRTRERAMGELRKAAKDGGLGRYFGTAADLRTKMTVAEARARRLRDQVSTFTVVPEYTEMEKEASRITREISTLNDDNTADRELILQLQAAIDSEAPPASTSLDRLYREAGVVLPGSVGKRFEEVEEFHQAIVQNRRSHLTSEVQAAEDRISKRDRTRESLDQRRRELMGILQSGGALEHYALLQQEAGRAEADAEGLRQRLKTAEEIESTKAELDIERARLLKTLQDDHHERESLIEEAILVFEDLSNALYEKAGSLTISATTNGPQVDVRIDGQRSKGITNMQIFCFDLMIAELAARRGIGPGFLVHDSHLFDGVDERQVAKALQLGADHAASVGFQYIVTMNSDALPRDGFREGFDVSAHVIDVKLTDATDSGGLFGMRFN
- a CDS encoding ABC-three component system middle component 6; this encodes MILPTKHIRPDRALLAVGADVLGCLREPMTVSRLWDEIRSARADRAVSAPISYDWFVLALDLLFMVKAVHFDRGLLQKTAS
- a CDS encoding ABC-three component system protein gives rise to the protein MDNTQRFGYGLKFENAFLRERGKAFETLFARIMAHAHPGDFQPVRPYGPRGDLKCDGYRASDGTVFQCYAPDAMRVDPLLAKIDEDFNGAIQHWAARMQRWEFVHNDQRGLAAQAVQKLADLGTANPNVVLAVCGEAELRAIVMSLALHQLEDLFGAVPSDRTLERLDFAALRPVLLAIQRKEPDTHPPLAAPSAAKLDYNALSQDAAGLLRQGRRREQLVEAFFAAWPDPDFGEEIAQGFRLRYQALKGAGLPADEIFGELQAFAGGMTGEPARQGAVLAVLSYFFERCDIFEDVIRVDVT
- a CDS encoding tyrosine-type recombinase/integrase yields the protein MDAAPTQEKDYFLWDDELPGFGLRVFASGKRSYLVQYRALGRTRRFTIGLHGVWTPELARKEAKVLLGRIAQGENPAEERQLDHKAITVKELCDLYLKDLESGLILGKGGRPKRPGTIVSDKGRILRHIVPLIGTRRVKDLTKADVTKVLKDVMAGKTRRNVKTKNLRGRSIVKGGAGTANRTVGLLGGILTYAKDAGIIDVNPAAGVKKPKDQVRTRRLTEAEYRIFGEILEEAGRNPNYAMTVEIARNIALTGARRSEIIGLEWSEFDADSSCLRLNDSKEGASVRPIGLCVVERLESLRPVEEQTFVFPGIRKHDQAFGGFPRQWKAIFKGTELEWMTPHVLRHSFASLGNDLGFTEATISAIVGHSRHSVTSKYIHTLDTALIMAADTISGYIQGLLHGMAFKHTSYALDRQSRQAALSRFLGFDDGENAFGANDAAAAQMAA